The Cellulosimicrobium cellulans genome contains the following window.
GACGCCGACCTGCTGCTCCACGTGGTGGACGCCTCGCACCCCGACCCCGAGGGGCAGATCGCGGCGGTGCGCCACGTCCTGGCCGACATCCCGGGCGTGGAGGACGTGCCCGAGGTGATCGTCCTCAACAAGGCCGACGTCGCGGACCCCGAGACGATCGCGCGGATCCGTCTGCGCGAGCGGCGCACGGTGGTGGTCTCGGCGCACACGGGCGAGGGGATCGAGCACCTGCGCGAGCTCATCGCGCACGAGCTGCCCCGACCGGACGTCGAGATCGACGTCGTCGTGCCCTACCACCGCGGCGACCTCGTGCACCGGGTCCACACCGAGGGCGAGATCGACCACGAGGAGCACACGCCCGAGGGCACGCTCCTGCGCGGTCGCGTCGCCCAGGCGCTCGCGACCGAGCTCGTCGGGGCCTCGGCCCAGGGCTGACCGGCGGCCCGCACCGGACCCCGGCCCGACGCTCTCCACGACCCCGTGCGGCACCTGCCGCACGGGGTCGCGCCGTGCCCGGCGCCGTCGTCCACAGGGCCGCCGCCCCGTGGGCGACCGACCGTAGACTCGGCGGGTGCCCCCCTCCACGCGACCCGCCCCCGACCGCGTCGACGCCGAGGGGCCGGGGACGACGGCCGGTGCCTCGGCGGGCGAGGTGCCCGACGTCGACGCGCTGCTCGACGTCGCCGTCACGCGCCTCGGCGGTGCGCGGCGCGACGGCCAGCACGCGATGGCGCGCGCGGTCACGGATGCGATCGAGGGGTCGGAGCACCTCGTCGTGCAGGCGGGGACGGGCACGGGCAAGTCGCTCGGGTACCTCGTGCCGGCCGTGCGGCACGCGGTGGCGACCGACGAGCGGGTGATCGTCTCGACCGCGACGCTGGCGCTCCAGCGCCAGGTCATCACCCGCGACCTCCCGCTCGTCGCCGACGCCGTGGCGGACCGCCTGCCCCGCCCCGCCACCATCGCTCTCCTCAAGGGCTGGCACAACTACCTGTGCGTCCACAAGATCGCGGGCGGGTACCCGGCCGACGAGCCGACGCTGTTCGACCTGCCGGACGAGTCCGCGGGCGCCGCCGACCACCCCGCCGCGCGCGGCGGGACCAGCGCGGCCGCGCTCGGCGAGCAGGTCGTGCGCCTGCGGGAGTGGGCCGACGAGACGCCGACCGGCGACCGGGACGACCTCGTGCCCGGGGTGAGCGACAAGGCGTGGCGGCAGGTCTCGGTCACCGCGCTCGAGTGCCTCGGCCAGCGGTGCCCGATGCTCGCCGAGTGCTTCCCGGAGAGGGCGCGCGCGACGGCGCGGGAGGCGGACGTCGTGGTGACCAACCACGCGATGCTCGGCATCGCCGCGATGGGCTCGCCCGGGGTGCTGCCCGAGCACGACGTGCTCGTCGTCGACGAGGCGCACGAGCTCGCCGACCGGGTGACCGCGGCGGCGACGGTCGACCTGTCGGTCCCGGCGATCGAGAGCGCGGCGCGCCTCGCGCGGCGGCACGGGGGCGTGACGACGGACGCGCTGGACGCCGCGTCGGCCGCGTTCGGGACGGTCGTCGGCGCGCTGCCCGCCGAGCGGTTCCCGGACGGGCTGCCCGACGGCGCGCGCTCGGCCGTCGCCGCGGTGCGCGACGCCGCGCGCGAGGTGCTCTCGACGCTCAAGCCCGAGACCGGGGTCACCAAGCCGGCCCAGCCCGACTCCGGGCTGAAGATGGCGCAGTCGACCATGCTGCAGCTCCTCGAGGTCGCCGAGCGCATGGCCGCCGACCCGACGGGGCACGACGTGCTCTGGTGCTCGCGGCCCGGCGAGGGCGGCTGGTCGTCCGACCGCTTCGGGGAGGGTGCGAGCCGTCTGCACGCCGCCCCGCTGGGCGTCGCGGGCCTCATCCGGACGCACCTGCTGGCCGAGCGGACCGGCGTGTTCACGTCCGCGACCCTCGCGCTCGGCGGGAGCTTCGACGCGGTCGCTCGCACCTTCGGGCTCGGGAGCGGCGGTGAGGAGAAGTCTGCCGACGCGCCGCGGTGGCGCGGGCTCGACGTCGGCAGCCCGTTCGACTACGCGCGGCAGGGCATCCTCTATGTCGCCAAGGGCCTCCCGACGCCCGGCCGCGAGGCGTCCACGGAGCACCAGCTCGACGAGATCGCCGCCCTCGTGGAGGCCGCGGGCGGGCGCACGCTCGGCCTGTTCTCGTCACGCCGCGCCGCGGTCGCCGCGGCGGAGGCGATGCGCGAGCGGCTCGACGTGCCGATCCTGTGCCAGGGGGACGACCAGCTCCCGACGCTCGTGCGCGAGTTCGCCGCCGACCCGGCCACGTGCCTGTTCGGCACGCTGTCGCTGTGGCAGGGCGTCGACGTCCCGGGGCCGTCGTGCCAGCTCGTGCTCATCGACCGCATCCCGTTCCCGCGCCCGGACGACCCGGTGAAGTCGGCCCGGGCCCGGGCCGTCGAGGCCGCGGGCGGCAACGGGTTCATGCAGGTCTCCGCGACGCACGCCGCGCTCCTCCTGGCGCAAGGAGCCGGCCGGCTCGTCCGGTCCACGGCGGACCGCGGCGTGGTCGCGGTCCTCGACCCGCGCCTCGTGACCGCGCGCTACGGGACGTTCCTCACGCGGTCCATGCCGGGGTTCTGGCAGACGACGGACCGCGACGTCGCTACCGCTGCGCTCCAGCGCCTCGCCGCCCTAGGCTGAGTCCTTTCCCGCGAGCATCAGGGAATCCAGCGAACTTCACGGAGGCGACATGACGACGAGCACGTCCCCGCAGGGCACGGGCGACGCGACCACGGGCGGAACGGGAGGGGGAGCGCGGACCACCAAGCTCGCGATCGTCGGGGCCGGCGCCGTCGGGTCGACGCTGGCCTACGCGGCCCTCATGCGCGGGGCCGCGCGCACGGTGGCGCTCCTGGACGTCAACCGGGCGAAGGTCGAGGCGGAGGTGCTCGACCTCCAGCACGGGATCCAGTTCATGCCGATGGCCCGCGTCGAGGGGTCGGACGACGTCGCGGTGTGCGCAGGGGCGGACGTCGTCGTCGTGACCGCCGGGGCGAAGCAGAAGCCCGGCCAGACGCGGCTCGACCTCGCCGAGGGCACGATCGGCCTCATGCGCACGATCCTGCCCGGGCTGGTGGAGGTCGCCCCGGACGCGGTCTACGTCATGGTGACGAACCCCGTCGACATCGTGACGTACGCGGCGCTCAAGTTCTCCGGGCTGCCGCCGACGCAGCTCTTCGGCAGCGGGACCGTGCTCGACTCGTCGCGCCTGCGCTTCCTCGTGGCCCAGCACTGCGGCGTCGCGGTGCAGAACGTCCACGCGTACATCGCGGGCGAGCACGGCGACAGCGAGATCCCGCTGTGGAGCTCGGCGACCATCGGCGGCGTGCCGCTCCTCGAATGGCCTGGTCTCGGCGGACGGGGCCCTCTCACCGGGGACGTCCGTGACGACATCGCGCGCGAGGTGGTGCAGTCGGCCTACCGGATCATCGAGGGCAAGGGTGCGACGAACTACGCCGTCGGGCTCGCGGGCACGCGCATCATCGAGGCCGTGCTCGACGACGAGCACCGCATCCTGCCCGTCTCGACGCTCCTGGACGGCGCGTACGGGCTCGACGACGTCTGCCTCTCGCTGCCGACGCTGGTCGACCGCCGGGGCGCCGCCGAGCGGGTCGAGGTCCCGCTCGCCGACGCGGAGCTCGCCGGCCTGCGGTCGTCCGCCGAGTCGCTGCGCGCCGTCGCCCGCCGCTTCGGTCTCTGACCGACCGGGCCCGCGGCCCGGGTCCGAGCACCGCGAGAGCCGGGTGGTCGACGACCACCCGGCTCTCGGCGTGCGGAGGGTGGGGACCCCGGTGGGTCAGAGGCTGCGCAGGACGGAGACGACGCGCCCGAGGACCTGGGCGTCGTCGCCCGGGATCGGGTCGTACGCGGCGTTGTGCGGCATGAGCCAGACACGACCGTCGGCGCGGCGCAGGGACTTCACCGTGGCCTCGCCGTCGATCATCGCCGCGACGATCTCGCCGTTCTCCGCGACCGGCTGGCGGCGCACGACGACCCAGTCGCCGTCGCAGATCGCGGCGTCGATCATCGAGTCGCCCTGGACCCGCAGGAGGAAGAGCTCGCCCTCGCCGACGAGCTGGCGGGGCAGCGGGAAGACGTCCTCGACGACCTGCTCCGCGAGGATCGGCCCGCCGGCCGCGATGCGTCCGACGACCGGGACGTACGACGGCGCGGGGTGCGCCTCGTCGTACGCGGGCTGGGGCGCGCCGCCCGCCGCCCCGAGCGGGGTCGCGCGGCGCGCGTCGTCCGGCTGGACGACCTCGATCGCGCGGGGACGGTTCGGGTCGCGCCGCAGGAAACCCTTGCGCTCGAGCGTCGTGAGCTGGTGCTTCACGGACGACGGGCTCGTCAGGCCGACGGCCTCGCCGATCTCCCGCATGCTCGGCGGGTAGCCGCGCTGCTCGACGCATGCGCGGATGGTCTCGAGCACGAGGCGCTGCCGCGGCGTGAGCCCGTCACCCCCCGCCGACCCGTCCGGGAGCTCGCGCACCTCGGCGAGCCCCCGTGCCCTGTCCGTGCCTCGTGCCGCCATGGTCGCTCCGCCTTCGTCCGTCGCGGCCGCCGACGCCTCCCGGCCTGCGGCCTCCCCTCCCCGGGGCGTGCGCACCGGGACCTCGGTCGTTCCTCCAGGTCCGAGCGGACATGTCCGGCGAACCGACCTGACCCCAGGCTAGGGGAGGTTGCGACACGAATCAAACACCTGTTCGAGCATGTCTCGACTCTGTCGGTCGTTCGTGATAGACCTTCGTACAGGTGTTCTACGTACACGTGTTCGACCGACCCGGTCGGCACGGAGGCGAAGGGCTCGCGGCGTCCGATCGACCGGGGAAGGCGATCGGGCCCGCGGGCCGGGACGGAGCAGGCATGGATGCGATGGCGATCTCGGCGGTCGGGCCCCTCGGCCGCGCGGACGGGGCTGCGGTGCCGGAGCGTGCGGGCGAGCGACCGCTGCGACTGACGCGGCGGGGCCGCGTGGTCCTCGTGCTCCTGGCGGCCGTGGTGCTCCTGCTGGCCGCGCGCGTGGGCGTCGCCGTCGCGAGCGGGCCGGGGGAGCCCGTGGAGGTCCGGGTCCACGTCGTCGCCGCAGGGGAGACGCTGTGGGAGCTCGCGCAGGGCGTGGCCGCGCCGGGTGAGGACCTGCGCGACGTCGTGAGCGGGCTCGCCGAGCTCAACGGGCTCTCGTCGTCGGGCCTCCAGGCCGGGCAGAAGATCCTCCTTCCGGCGTCCGCGTAGAGGAGGCGTTGCGGGTCCGCCCGTCGGTGTCGGCGGGGACGAGAGTGCGATGTGACGCAGGACACGGTGCGGATCCGGTGCGCACCGGCCGCCAGGGGTTGCGTGGCTGATTAGGTTCACCTAAGTTAGTGGCACCTCACAACGCCGGCTGGGGGGCTGGGCGGACGGGGCGAGGAGCACGCGGTCCACCGCGACTCCTGTGCACGTCGCCGCGCGTGAGGCGAGTCACGCGCGAGATGGGGACGGGGGCGTCCCGACGGGGGCGGTCGACCACGACCGCCCCCGTTCTGCTGTCCGCGAGCCGTCGCCCGCTCGCGGCCGTCCAGTCCTCGGGCGGGGCGCGGCGTCGGAGGCGTGTTGCACCGCCCCGCCGCGACGGCATACGTTCGTCGCGCCGACCCGTCGGCGCCGACCGCGGAGGAGCCCGCCATGCACTGCCCGTTCTGCCGCCACGCGGACTCCCGCGTCGTCGACTCGCGCACCTCGGACGACGGCGCGTCGATCCGTCGGCGTCGCCAGTGCCCCGAGTGCAACCGCCGCTTCACGACGATCGAGACCGCGAGCCTGTCCGTGGTCAAGCGCTCGGGCGTCACGGAGCCCTTCTCGCGCGAGAAGATCGTCAACGGCGTGCGCAAGGCCTGCCAGGGGCGCCCCGTCAACGAGGACGACCTGGCGGTGCTCGCGCAGCGCGTCGAGGAGACGATCCGGGCGAGCGGCAGCGCCGAGCTCGACGCGTACGAGATCGGGCTCGCGATCCTCGGGCCGCTGCGTGAGCTCGACGAGGTCGCCTATCTGCGGTTCGCGAGCGTCTACCAGGCGTTCGACTCGCTCGAGGACTTCGAGAGCGCGATCACCTCGCTCCGGGTCGAGCGCGAGGAGCGCGAGTCGGCGGCGGCACGAGCCGAGGGCCCGGACGGCGCCGCTCCCGCAGCGGACGTGCACGAGGAGTCCACGCCGCACGCCTGAGGTCACGTCCCGTCCCGTGGCCCTGCCCGCCGTCCACGAGACGTCGGTCGCGCCGGGCTACAGGTCGCTGGACCGCGATGCCCAGATGTTGATGCCGGTGTCCGCGGGCAGGTCGTCGACGGCGGCGAGCTCCTCGGCGGAGAGCCCTGGCGCGTCGAGCGCCGCGAGGTTCTCGTCGAGCTGGCGTGTCGAGCTCGCGCCGAGCAGGACCGAGGTGACGCGCCCGTCCCGCATCGCCCAGAGGATCGCCGTCGTGGCGAGGCTGCGCCCGTGGTCGCGGGCGAGCCCGTCGAGACGGCGGACGTGGTCGAGGTTCGCCTCGGAGAGGAACGCCGGTCGTAGCGGGCCCCCGCGCGCCGCGCGAGAGCCGTCCGGGACCCCGCGCAGGTACCGGTCGGTGAGCATGCCCTGGGCGAGGGGAGAGAAGGCCACGACGCCGAGGCCCTCGGCACCGGCGACGTCGAGCACGGACGCGCCTGCGGGGTCGTGCGGGTCGGGCTCCTCGACCCACCGGTTGAGCATCGAGTACGACACCTGGGTCACGACGAGGTCGACGCCGAGCTGCTCCGCGACGCGCAGCGCCTCCCGGGTGCGGCGCGCCGAGTAGGAGGAGATGCCGGCGTACCGCGCGCGTCCCGAGCGGACCGCGGTGGCGAGCGCGCCGACGGTCTCCGCGAGCGGCGTCGTCGGGTCGAAGCGGTGGGAGTAGAAGATGTCGACGTGGTCGAGCCCGAGGCGGCGCAGGGACGCGTCCAGCGAGGAGAGCAGGTACTTCCGCGAGCCGCCCTCGCCGTAGGGGCCGGGCCCCATGCGGTAGCCGGCCTTGGTCGTGACGACGAGCTCGTCGCGCACCGGCCGCAGCTCGCGCGCGAGCAGGTGGCCCAGCGACTCCTCGGCCGCTCCGCCCGGCGGGCCGTAGTTGTTCGCGAGGTCGAGGTGGGTCACCCCGCGGTCGACCGCGTGCAGCACGATCTCGCGCTGCGTCGACCGCGGGTCGGCGTCGCCGAAGTTCTGCCAGAGGCCCAACGAGAGGGTCGGCAGCGTGAGCCCTGAGCGACCGAGGCGGCGGTGCGGCAGCGGGCCGCGGTCCGTGGGCGACGTCGCGGGTGGGCGAGCGGCGGGGGCGGGGGTGGCGTCGGGCGGCACGGGGCCGACGCTACCGGACGCCGACCGCCCGCCCGTCGTGGAGCCGGGGGGCTCGGGGACAAATCAGGTGGCGTCCGGAGGCGCGGTGCGGGAGGCTGGCGAGGTGCCCGCACCGTCGGGCCGACCGCAGTGCACGACCGAGTTCCCCATCCGACGAGGAGACCGCCATGGCGTCCGACCAGCAGCGACCCGCTGCAGACACCGCACCGACCGACGAGGCCAAGGCGAAGTTCCGGGAGGCGCTCGACCGGAAGAACGCGGCGCGCCACCGCACGGCCGACGGCGAGTCCAACACCGGGTCGGTGCACGGGTCCGAGACCGTGGGCCCGGTCCAGCGCACGTTCCGCCGCAAGTCCGGCTGACCGTCCGGACCCGCCCAGCGCTCGTCGTCGTCCGGTCGCCCCGTCGGGGCGGCCGGACGACGCATGTCCGGCGCAGCGGCCGCTGCTAGGTCTCCGACCGGGCGAAGCGTCGCCCCGTCAGCTCGTGGACCTCGATGACGACCCACTCCTCCGTCGGCACGTCGACGACGGGAACGAGAGGGGCCGTGTCCTCCAGGACGGCGTCGACCTCGTGCTCTGTGCGCACCCGGTGCGCAGTACCGTGGGCGACGACGCTCCAGGCCCCGTCGTCGTCGACGTGGTCCCACTCGAGCGCCACGCGCTCGTTGGTCGTGAGCGTCGCGAGCTTGGTCCCGGGCACGGTGCGGAACGCGAGCGTGCGCTCGTGCGCGCGGACGGTCACGGGGTAGATGTCCGGCTCGCCCCGCACGCTCACGGCGAGGCGTGCGACGTGGGTCCCCTCCACGAGGTCCCACGACGCGTCGGCGTCGAGGATCTGCGGCCCGTCGTGCGTGTATCCGGTCATGCCTCATCGTGGCACCGCCGCGCACGGGGCGCTCAGCGGCGAAGGTCATGCCGCCCGAGGACCTTCGCCGCGTGCGCCGGGGTCACCGGTGCACGCGGCGAAGGTGCTTCGTGGTGGGCCTCAGTCGAGGACGCGCAGGGCGATCGTCTGCTCCATCGCGGCCAGCGCCTCGATGACGGCGGGCTCGACGCGCGAGCCGACGTCCGTGACGACATAGCCGATCTCGCCACGCGTGGCGAGGAGCTGGCCCTCGATGTTCGTGCCGTGCTCCGCGAGGGTCGCGTTGACGGCTGCGAGGACCCCCGGCGTGTTCCGGTGCAGGTGCGTGATGCGCGTGATCCCGGTCGTCTGCTCGAGCGCGAGGTTCGGCACGTTGACGCTGAGCGTCGTCGAGCCCGTCGTGAGGTAGTCGCGCAGCTTGGCCGACACGAACTGGCCGATCGCCTCCTGCGCCTCCTCGGTCGAGCCGCCGATGTGCGGCGTGAGGATGACGTTCGGCAGGCCGCGCAGCTCGGAGTCGAAGCTGTCGCCCTTGCGCTTGGGCTCCTGCGGGAACACGTCGACGGCGGCGCCGGAGACGCGGCCCTCGACGATCGCCTCGCGCAGCGCGCCGTAGTCCACGACGAACCCGCGCGACAGGTTGAGGAAGATCGAGCCCTGGCGCATGCGGGCGAACTGCTTGGCGCCGAACAGCCCGGCGTTGCCCTGACGGCCGTCGACGTGCAGCGTGACGACGTCCGCCTGCTCCAGCAGCTCGTCGAGCGTGTCCATGCGCCGCGCGTTGCCGAGCGCGAGCTTCTCCGCCGTGTCGTAGAAGACCACGGACATGCCGAGGTTCTCCGCGACGACCGAGAGCTGGGTCCCGATGTTGCCGTACCCCACGATGCCGAGCGTGCGGCCGCGGACCTCGTGCGCCCCCTCCGCCGACTTGTCCCAGCGGCCCTCGTGCAGCGCGCGGTCGCGCTCGGTGAGGCGGCGCGTGAGCGCGATGATCTCGGCGAGAGCGAGCTCGACGACGGAGCGCGTGTTCTGGAACGGGGCGTTGAACACGGCGACGCCCTGTGTCGCGGCGGAGCGCAGGTCGATCTGGTTCGTGCCGA
Protein-coding sequences here:
- a CDS encoding LysM peptidoglycan-binding domain-containing protein, which codes for MDAMAISAVGPLGRADGAAVPERAGERPLRLTRRGRVVLVLLAAVVLLLAARVGVAVASGPGEPVEVRVHVVAAGETLWELAQGVAAPGEDLRDVVSGLAELNGLSSSGLQAGQKILLPASA
- a CDS encoding ATP-dependent DNA helicase encodes the protein MPPSTRPAPDRVDAEGPGTTAGASAGEVPDVDALLDVAVTRLGGARRDGQHAMARAVTDAIEGSEHLVVQAGTGTGKSLGYLVPAVRHAVATDERVIVSTATLALQRQVITRDLPLVADAVADRLPRPATIALLKGWHNYLCVHKIAGGYPADEPTLFDLPDESAGAADHPAARGGTSAAALGEQVVRLREWADETPTGDRDDLVPGVSDKAWRQVSVTALECLGQRCPMLAECFPERARATAREADVVVTNHAMLGIAAMGSPGVLPEHDVLVVDEAHELADRVTAAATVDLSVPAIESAARLARRHGGVTTDALDAASAAFGTVVGALPAERFPDGLPDGARSAVAAVRDAAREVLSTLKPETGVTKPAQPDSGLKMAQSTMLQLLEVAERMAADPTGHDVLWCSRPGEGGWSSDRFGEGASRLHAAPLGVAGLIRTHLLAERTGVFTSATLALGGSFDAVARTFGLGSGGEEKSADAPRWRGLDVGSPFDYARQGILYVAKGLPTPGREASTEHQLDEIAALVEAAGGRTLGLFSSRRAAVAAAEAMRERLDVPILCQGDDQLPTLVREFAADPATCLFGTLSLWQGVDVPGPSCQLVLIDRIPFPRPDDPVKSARARAVEAAGGNGFMQVSATHAALLLAQGAGRLVRSTADRGVVAVLDPRLVTARYGTFLTRSMPGFWQTTDRDVATAALQRLAALG
- the lexA gene encoding transcriptional repressor LexA; translated protein: MAARGTDRARGLAEVRELPDGSAGGDGLTPRQRLVLETIRACVEQRGYPPSMREIGEAVGLTSPSSVKHQLTTLERKGFLRRDPNRPRAIEVVQPDDARRATPLGAAGGAPQPAYDEAHPAPSYVPVVGRIAAGGPILAEQVVEDVFPLPRQLVGEGELFLLRVQGDSMIDAAICDGDWVVVRRQPVAENGEIVAAMIDGEATVKSLRRADGRVWLMPHNAAYDPIPGDDAQVLGRVVSVLRSL
- a CDS encoding L-lactate dehydrogenase; translated protein: MTTSTSPQGTGDATTGGTGGGARTTKLAIVGAGAVGSTLAYAALMRGAARTVALLDVNRAKVEAEVLDLQHGIQFMPMARVEGSDDVAVCAGADVVVVTAGAKQKPGQTRLDLAEGTIGLMRTILPGLVEVAPDAVYVMVTNPVDIVTYAALKFSGLPPTQLFGSGTVLDSSRLRFLVAQHCGVAVQNVHAYIAGEHGDSEIPLWSSATIGGVPLLEWPGLGGRGPLTGDVRDDIAREVVQSAYRIIEGKGATNYAVGLAGTRIIEAVLDDEHRILPVSTLLDGAYGLDDVCLSLPTLVDRRGAAERVEVPLADAELAGLRSSAESLRAVARRFGL
- the nrdR gene encoding transcriptional regulator NrdR yields the protein MHCPFCRHADSRVVDSRTSDDGASIRRRRQCPECNRRFTTIETASLSVVKRSGVTEPFSREKIVNGVRKACQGRPVNEDDLAVLAQRVEETIRASGSAELDAYEIGLAILGPLRELDEVAYLRFASVYQAFDSLEDFESAITSLRVEREERESAAARAEGPDGAAPAADVHEESTPHA
- a CDS encoding aldo/keto reductase, encoding MPPDATPAPAARPPATSPTDRGPLPHRRLGRSGLTLPTLSLGLWQNFGDADPRSTQREIVLHAVDRGVTHLDLANNYGPPGGAAEESLGHLLARELRPVRDELVVTTKAGYRMGPGPYGEGGSRKYLLSSLDASLRRLGLDHVDIFYSHRFDPTTPLAETVGALATAVRSGRARYAGISSYSARRTREALRVAEQLGVDLVVTQVSYSMLNRWVEEPDPHDPAGASVLDVAGAEGLGVVAFSPLAQGMLTDRYLRGVPDGSRAARGGPLRPAFLSEANLDHVRRLDGLARDHGRSLATTAILWAMRDGRVTSVLLGASSTRQLDENLAALDAPGLSAEELAAVDDLPADTGINIWASRSSDL
- a CDS encoding DUF5302 domain-containing protein gives rise to the protein MASDQQRPAADTAPTDEAKAKFREALDRKNAARHRTADGESNTGSVHGSETVGPVQRTFRRKSG
- a CDS encoding pyridoxamine 5'-phosphate oxidase family protein, encoding MTGYTHDGPQILDADASWDLVEGTHVARLAVSVRGEPDIYPVTVRAHERTLAFRTVPGTKLATLTTNERVALEWDHVDDDGAWSVVAHGTAHRVRTEHEVDAVLEDTAPLVPVVDVPTEEWVVIEVHELTGRRFARSET
- the serA gene encoding phosphoglycerate dehydrogenase, producing the protein MLRALLLENLHPLAASNLEAAGIDVTVRTGALDESELIEALDGVHLLGIRSKTNVTANVLENAPDLVALGAFCIGTNQIDLRSAATQGVAVFNAPFQNTRSVVELALAEIIALTRRLTERDRALHEGRWDKSAEGAHEVRGRTLGIVGYGNIGTQLSVVAENLGMSVVFYDTAEKLALGNARRMDTLDELLEQADVVTLHVDGRQGNAGLFGAKQFARMRQGSIFLNLSRGFVVDYGALREAIVEGRVSGAAVDVFPQEPKRKGDSFDSELRGLPNVILTPHIGGSTEEAQEAIGQFVSAKLRDYLTTGSTTLSVNVPNLALEQTTGITRITHLHRNTPGVLAAVNATLAEHGTNIEGQLLATRGEIGYVVTDVGSRVEPAVIEALAAMEQTIALRVLD